The segment cttgaaaacaaaaataaaaatttagtccTCTTCATCTAGAATGAGATGGCCCTTatataaaagaatttaaatagaaatcaGCTTATTAAGGGATTACTTGCAATTTTAGAGCATATAGTTTGTAAGTTAAAAATGTGCACTCCGTTGTTAATCTTGCAATTATTGagatttaaggaaaatttatcgCTAGTAACAACCTCACAGCTATGCGCattaagcagaaaaaatatgagaCAACCAATTATCTTGTTGAAGAAAAGGACTGATATTCAATTTCACTACAAAttcttaaattgattttttggaaTGACCTTTTCAGTGGGAGAATGTATGAAATTAACTAACCTTGCGTGAGTTGGAAATAAGGGATTAGCGCTCTCCTCATGGAGCTGTGCCTGAAGATTTGCCGCTCAGGAATATCACCAAGCAGCAGCTCAACTACGACAGCCAATTTTTGCACCTGCAATGAGCAAATACGTCAGTTAGCAATGTTGCGATTTGAAACACAGAGTGCTGCTTACGGTCTGTTTAAATCCAACGGCAGTGTGCTGTGGCGCCTTCCTAATGGCTTGCAGCAGGTGCTTGTGGGCGGCCGAGTACTCGAGTTGGATGGCTTTGATGCGGCCAAGGTAGTAGAAGTGGCGGGCCCATTCGTTGTTGCTCGCCAGCTCTGGGAACACTGACTTGGACACCAGCTTGTCAGCCTGGTCATACAGATGGTAGTGCAAGTAGTTGCGGAGCAGACTGTTGATCAGTACCGCCTGGCCCTCGAAGTCGTTGCGCAGAGTTGCGGTCCGCAGACGGGCATGCAGGAAActggaaattataaaatatcgttaatatttgataaaataagtGAAAGAAAACTCAAAACAGTTCATTGTCTTGCTAAACAGTACTTTTTACACATATTGTACATTTAAACACTAGTTTAGAAGTAAACAAAGCGTCTATCTAATATATAAatcatataattatataaatccatatataaatcaatttatcaatttaccGAGAGGACAAATTTGATATCtaagtttaaaacaaattctggattaaatttaatgtaaaaaagcaagaaattaCGCAACACcggaaaaaaaacatttgatttaGTGAATGAGTcagcaaaatatgttttaggAAGAAggggcaaatttaatttgatctcgtgtattaattatttcccatTTACCCTCTAATTTGATTGAGTTGGTTGGTGAGTTCATAGGCCCTGCTGTGATAGTAGTAGCTCTTGGCGGCGATCAGGTCAATGGTGCGCCTGTTCTGAGATGCAACTTTGTTCATGAGGACAGCTGCTCAAAAATGTACATTAATACATCGCATATTAGATActatgtttaaataaatattactggAGCACTGAACAGCCTCTTGAAACTTGTTTGTGTCCAGCAGTCTGAGCAAGACCAGCAGATGGATGTAGGTATCAACTTCAGTCAACAACGGGGTGCTAGATGTTTTGTTGCTGCGCATCCTAACAGTTGTCGGAGTGTCACTTTCAGTGCTCTGGTGAAAATTtcggaatttgaaaattaatttctgcattTGATGGAAGAGAAATTCGAGCATTATTTACCTCTTCCACGTAAGCGAGCAAGGCATCTTTCTCCTGAACTGAATGGGTGAAATATCCAGTGATGAGTTTCCTCAGAACATTTCCATTTAACCTGCGCCTAGTGTTCGGAAGTGCACGCAACACTCGCAGAATAAACCTCTGCTCTTTGTTATGTACAGCCTTTTCTATCTGCCTAGTATGCTCGCGAATTTCTGTGGAACATTGCAAAACGGTGGACTCGTCATAATGAGTGAGGTGGTTCGATGGTTCCAACAAACCTTCAATAGCAGCCAAATCAGCGTCTTTCTTCTGCTCGGCAGGGTCGACCTCCACTGGACTATCAGCATCCTTCATCTCCACATCGGAGACGCCACCCAAACCCATTTTACCCtgaaattaagcaattttaataaagaaccGGTCAAAACACCATGACAACGCGCAagcaaattttgacaaaatccTTGCTTagtagagaaaaaaatgctttaaaattcagTGTGTTAATCGAAAAATATGTACTTATAATAtatagaataataataaatggctTACTTGTGAGCAGATGTTAATTAAACAgataaattcacaaaatttaagcagAGTTTGTGATCAGCGGAGTGTTGTTCCTTCTGCTGTGTCACTGGCCAATGGATTCCTTCGAGTGCACCAAAATGCGAGCATACAAACCTGCGCACAACCTGAAAATCGCAGTAATATGTTTCACGCGCAGCCACCAGCGGGAGTCATTGCTTTAATTCAAGTGCGCATGCGGGAGCTCGCGCAACCATAcagttttccaattttcaaaatcctaCTCCCCCACAGGCCCACAATAGTTAATAAGCTGGTAGCGTAAATAGTCACACAAGTCAACAGTCGTGTGGAGTGCTGCTGCTTGCTGCTACTCTTGTTAAAGGAATTGTGATTCATGACAAATTCAAAGGGGTGAATGTTgagatcaaaaatatttttagaagactgtaatatatttaatatacaTAGTATAATAGTGTTAATTTGGAATGGATTAATGATGCAGCAACAAAACTCACTCTCATAAATCTCGATAATCACCGTCAACATCAACAAcatctttaattattaatttttgtggtaagaaacaaattattttttgatttgttccaaaatttttaaatttgcgatCATACTTTTTCAATGCTCACAGTCTCTAGTTAAACTAAACTGGTGACAGTATATATGTAATTTGTTAGCACGCTCAAAAGtaagtttttcaatttaattagtaagttgaataagtttatttttataaaaattgaatacccttttaattttttctaactcGAACCCAGGGACAAGTagttttttgttgatattttagcATAGGAGTGCAGCTATATAGTACCAATAATTGTCAttggtttgtttttatttttcaaaacacataTTTATGATTGATGTGTTTGCTGTGTTGTTAAATACGTTAAATACTGCATGTACTTCCAAaaacattagaaaataatgccatataatatatgtaacgTAATAAGTATCACAAGAAGTGTTAGAAGGGTGATTTTTGgagtttttaacaaaaaaaagagaaaaaattgcaaggttttttgataaaaaatcgcCAATGTTAAGAAACGCcattcaaagagaaaaaaaatatttttttgctcaatcCTTTTACTGGCTTCTAAAGtagcaataatttaagaaatttgcatttttcagctTGATTTGAGCCAATTCACAAAACCAAGaacaggtttttatttttatccaaattaaaatagaaaaggtttaatatatttatcgtCAAACTGCATTTTAGTCTAATAGGCAAGGTGgatcaagaaaataaattaattaagaccGCCACGACAAGACTTATTGCACCTATAAATAatagacatttaaaaaaaattggtagaAAAATCAACACGTGATTTGCAAGAAGGGTGAAGTTGGTTGCAAACttcattatttgttgttttattttcatctaacAAAGTAAGGGCCATTCATTTAAGTCCCATTGAGGTAACAAGTAAAATGGCACGGTATCGTCCAACGCCCATTCTACAATTTTCCTGTCTCCTAGCTGACACTTCCTTCATTTCGAGCAGACACGCACCGCTCACAGGCGGATCCATAATTTGAGCTGTGTGCACAATCGATTCGTGATAATAGCGAAAAGGTGAAGGACAGTCTATATTATACTGGACGGAATAGCCTTCTGCACTCTTCCATCGATTTTACGATTAGCTACtctgtgaaatttttttaacagacaACTTCATTTAATAACGCGTTCCTCTCAAGTGAATTTTctattccatttatttttaaagtggggAGCAGATCCGAGTGAGGCATAATAAGTTTATGAaccaaattgcaaattacgaaagagatattttatgcaaaaagcacttatacataaaatttatttacgggATTCAATGGACTTCTTTtgtcttattttaaattatctgcgATATTTTGGTTGCAGACTATCATGCCATCGCTTCCTATATCAGCGAGGCTCCGCCGTTTGGGTGTGCTGGTTTGGAAAAACTGCGTGTTCGTGCGACGCCGACATCTAATTTTAACCCTGTTGGAAATCGTTTTGCCTGTTGCATTTTTCGCCATCGCAGCTTACCTCAGGGCCAAATCGGCATCAATTCTTGGTACTTCTGTTGTTGCAGAACCgaagtatttttcaattcaagacCTTCCTACTTTGAGACCTAAATTGGGAGAAATGGAACTATGGTACGCACCAAAGAATAGTTTCACTGACACGCTGGTCAGAAGGGCAAGAGACGCTGGAGGTTTACAAAGTAAAAGAAATAGTTTTCAAATCGATCAGTTGCCGGACCAATTATTTCCTCCAGGAACTGAGGGATTTGTTAAAGTGGAAGAAATGTTGCAACAGTACACATTAGCGTCTTACAAAGGGAAAAACTCTTCATTGGATGCGGTTGCTTGTTTAATCTTTGAAGGAGAAGCAGCCGCTGCACTGAAAGACCAGTGGCCCAAGAAGTTGGCTTACAAGATCAGAATTAAAGGCAAGTTCAAAACGGCACATTTGAGAGATCCGAACAGTGCTGGCCCCAACAAAATTCGAAACGGTATTGATAACATTATATTTAGTCATTAAATATCatccaatttttcattacaaaatttcaaagaaatgcTTAAATACCAATTTTGATGCTATAGAAATTGTACACGTTTTGTCACCTACATTTCCAGATCCATATTTTTCAACCGGATTTATTGGATTGCAACTTATCATGAACAAAGCATTTATTGAACTAGCTCAGTCATTGGAACAGCAGAATGCGCCAGCTAACCTTCAAGACCAGGTtcttctaataaaatttattatcttttgagcaaaaattcattttccctCGTTAGATGGTCTTGCAGGCAATGCCATATCCTCCGCACGTAGATGATGCTGCATACTCGCAGGCAATTAGAGACCTGCTACCTAATCTTGCAATGTTTAGTTTCTTCATCCTCTGCACCTCCCTTACAAAGCATGTGGCCGACGAAAAACAGTCCGGTGTTAAggtattttttcctttacaGAGAATTACAGCATGCTGACAGATTTATTCCTCTTAGGAATTGATGAAGTTGATGGGAATGGAAAATTGGGCGTACTGGGCTGGTTGGCTGATAGATGCCATGCTTATTCGGATCGTTCCCATTTTCGTAGTTGTATTTCTATTAACTTACTCTTTTAATGATGTATCTGGCGCTGTCTTTGACAAATCCAGCTTCACTCTTCTGGTTCTCATCTTTTTTATGTATTGTGCCAGCAGTATCATCCTCCTCTTTTCAATCACCTCTCTCTTTTTCCGACGTTAGTGCATATACAACGAGGAAATAAATAGTTGCAATaaattcttgcattttttagcaattatttCGATATCTGTGGCCTGCGTTGTATGGAGTATGTCGCTTTTCCTTCCAACACAGTACGTTTTGAAAGCAAATCCAGAGTTATCTATCAAGCTTCTGATGATGCTTTTTCCAAACATGGgaatatattttgcttttggcACTGCTCTGCAACATGAAAAAAGAGGTACTGTTCTGcttcttgttttaaatttgctgatttgaattttttacctcaGGTGTTGGTGCTCAGTGGAATAATGTCCATCTCTCAGCGACTGACGACTCCATGAGTGATGTATCTATTCTCCATGTGCTTCTTATGTTTGCTGTTGacatcgttttattttcaattattacttGGTACTTCAGCGCGGTGAATCCTGGCAAGTTTGGCCACAAGAAGCCGCCCTTATTCTTTGCCAAAAAAGCCTATTGGCTAGGAGAGAGCAACTTTACTAAAAAGAGTGAGTTTTTTGAACTCGGAgttcaaatgatttatttttacattacagtcaaattttttcttccattaatatttatgatattttataacttaaaTTGCACAAAAGAATTAAcgatatttataattaatatttcacagtTGAAGACCCTACTAATGTGAGCCAAGAAAACTATGAACGCCCTCTAACGGCAGACATGACTGATGACAAAGTGGGAATCACCATCCGAAACCTGCGGAAAACGTACCCAGGCGCAATGGGTCGTCCGCCTGTGCATGCAGTGCGCGGCGTCTCGCTGGATATCTACAAAGGAGAAATCACCGCTCTGCTCGGGCACAACGGAGCAGGCAAAACGACCACAATGTCAATTCTGACTGGAATGATATCGCCATCAGATGGAAAAGTGCAGGTGTTGGGCTACGACCTGAAACACGGCCTCACGGAAATCAGACAGTCGCTGGGGCTGTGCCCACAGCACAACCTGCTCTTTGGAGAACTCACAGTGCATCAGCACTTGGTGTTCTTTGCcatggtaaaattattttaacagctTGTTATAACAGATATGTtcaattcgattttttaataaagttaaaaGGAAACTCGATGAGAGACGCAAAAAGGGAAGCTCAAGACCTGTTGACCACTGTTGGGTTGATCAATAAAAGAGGCGCGTTGGTTTCTGAGCTGTCTGGAGGAATGAAAAGGAAACTTCAACTGGCGATCGCCCTGATTGGAGGATCACAGGTACAGTTTTCCTAGCTTGATCAAGAAGTCCTAACTGTCACATTCCAGGTGGTCATGTTGGATGAGCCCACGTCTGGCCTTGACCCTGAAGCAAGACGCGAGATCTGGGACCTGCTGCTGGTATTAgcaatatttatatatgttATCTCTccaaattgcttaaaatttcccGATGCAGCAATTTAGAAAACACAGAACGATCGTGTTGAGCACGCATTTCATGGAGGAAGCAGATGTGTTGGGTGACACAATCGCAATCATGTCGCATGGAAATGTGGAGTGCTGCGGGTCGACCATGTACCTCAAGAGACTTTTTGGTAATCACCTCTGGAAAGTATATTAACCAACGCTCAatcatttgttaaatttgtagGCGCTGGATACCACTTGAATCTGCTGAGGAAACACAACTGCGATGAGAAAACCCTGAGGAACACTATCCTGAATATTCTGCCAGAAGTGATTGTGGAACATTGTTCTGAAGATGGAACAGATGCGCCTAAAACTGGTCCAATCACGTTCACCCTTCCAGCAAACAAAGTGGACAAATTTCCAGAGCTATTCGATGtccttgaaaaatataagGATGAGCTTGGGATTGAGAGTATTGGAGTTTCCGTCACAACTATGGAAGAAGTGTTTTTAAAGTGAGACTGCAGCCTTATATAATTCTCTTCTATTTCTAATCACTCAATAACTCAGGGTTGGGGAGTTGTCTTCATTGAAACATGCCAATGAAAAGGATGATTATGGAGCTACTGACCAGGAAATTCCATCTTCGACGCAAAGACTTGTTGATTCAAATGAAATCAAGTTGTCTGGGCTAAATTTAGTGTTTCAGCAAGTGCTTGCCTTGATCTTTAAAAAAGCCATCATTACTAAACGTAATTGGCGATATTTGATTCTCCAGGTATAGCATCctgttatattattataatctGTCTGTTAATGGAAATTTCATCCAACAGTTCTTCTTTCCAATTTTGATGACTTGGTATGCTGTTTTCTTGTCGTACTCCGTTCTCTCCAACAACTCCACACCTGACGAAGGACTGTCTATCAATATAAACCAATATGGCTCAGATAAAAATCTGTTTGTCCTGTATGAATTTGATGACACTGAACAAGCACGGCGCCTAGCAAACGTGTATGCTGAtgtcctgaaaaataaatctcaagcTGCTAATGTAAGTATAATTATATGCTAACTAATTGAAAGGTAttaaagattggtctgtttaGGTTGACAACGTGGAAGAAAGATTAATTTCCATTGGAATAAAAAGTATTGAAGATTATCGAAGGAAATACATCTCAGCGGCAAAATTCGCcaccgaaaatttaaatcttcgCATCACTGGATTGTATAATTATGACGCTCGGCACTCTGCTCCAGTGGCACTTGATTTGATATCAAATGCGTTATTAAAATACCGTGCATCACCAGCCTACCAAATTTCTACTGAAAATCAACCATTTCCAGTGGAAAAAATAGTGAGCACAAACATTTCTCTGAAATTCATGAAAACTAATTCCACAATTAATGTTCAAGGAAAACCATATAATTCAATATTCCTCCAAGTCTTCAGTTGTGGCTTTGATCTGGTCCTCTGTTGTCCACTTTGGCTATATGTTTGCGACGGCGGTTAATCTCATCCTGCCACAACAGGAGAGAGTACTTGGTGCAAGGCATTTacaggttttaatttattttcacctaATGTTGATAGTGTTAACAATTTATGGAAATACTATAGGTAATTGCAAGCACTCCTGTGTACCTGGTATGGCTAAGCTACGCTTTGGTGGATATCACTCTCACTTCTATTCTGGCCATCCTAACCATTGCTGTGATTTATCCTTTTGACacttttcgcattttttctAGTGGAATTGAATTGGgtattttatcataattacTGTGCGAAGATGACTTTTAATGATTTGTTGATAGGTATCTTATTCTGCATTTTCTTCTTGTATGGAATTGCTGGCACAATGTTTGCGTATTTTGCTAGCTTCCTGAAAAATGACGTTTCATCCGCATTTGATTTGCTAGCGTACATCAATTTGTTCTTTGGTAAAGTATCTcatattattgtaaaatttcaagaagTGTAACTGTTTTGACCAGGTGGTGTTGTTAATTTTGCCATATTCCTAATGGAAATGTTTCCGAATTGGGAAAGTTACGGCTTGGTCCTAAGGATCATATTTGGTCTACTTCTGCCCCACTCTGCCCTTATTTCAAGCCTGACTCATTTTTCTGGGACCGCCATTTACAACTCCGTGTGCAGAAGTATTCCTGTTTCAGCCAAAGCCAGTGCATGCCAAGGAAATTCGCACCTGCTCATGTGCTGTGGTGAGTATTGACACAATAAAAAGAGTCTGTGTGCCACCagtataattttcaaaccttACAGAGCGAGTTtgcgaaaaaattgattattgctTCAAACCGGCATCTTACATGTGGGGCAACAAAACTATGAATTATGGCAACTGGGTAGTTCGCCATGGAGGAATCGGTCAAGAGCTCATTTACTTAGTTTTTGGCATAGTCTTGTGGAGTGGCATTGTGCTCCTCATTGATTCAGGCTCCATTAGCAGCATATCAGAAAAGATACAGCACAGACTTGAACATCATCTGCACTCTAATATTGATGATGCAATAAACCAAGACCAAGACGTAGTTGAGGAGACCaacaaagtaaataaatatatcacaGAGAAAGGTTAACCAGAATATTTGTgataattatacatttttaatcatctACTCACTTTCAGGAGAGTCCAATGCCCGTGATACACCCTTACTAGCTGTTTCTTCTCTCTCTAAGAAATTTGGATTGCCGGTCCTTAAACACCGATTTTCAGCAGTGCGAGGAATTAGTTTCTTGGTTAATCGTGGCGAGTGTTTTGGCTTGCTAGGCGTAAATGGAGCTGGGAAGACGACAACCTTTCAAATGCTTACTGGTTCTGTCCCACCTACCAAAGGTGATGCCATGCTGGACCGCTACTGCTTATCCAGCGaccaaaaccaatttttgtCTCGTTTGGGCTACTGTCCTCAATTTGATGCTCAACACGATCTTCTCACTGGACATGAAACCCTGCAACTCTATGCGCGCCTCCGCGGTGTGTCTAAAAGCCTGGTGGACACGGGTATTGCCTGTGGAATTTTTACTCcagtatattttaatttatcctttgcgtgtaaaatttcagttgtgagaAGGTGGCTAGTCAAAATTGGCTTGATGAAGTATGCAAACAAGCTGACAGCCTCTTACAGTGGAGGAAACCGTCGAAAGCTTAGTGTTGCAATGGCCTTGATTGGTGATCCTCCAATCGTCCTCCTTGACGAGCCGACTAGTGGAGTGGATCCCATTGCGCGGAGACAACTTTGGCAGGCACTAGGTGAACGTCAACAAGCTGGGCAATCAATTGTCATCTCATCACACAGGTGAGATTGAActcacattttttcatttgttaaaaattggaatattaaaagtggaattaaaaatgcgtcgttattcaacaaattttaatttttctgctctttaaattaaagaaaacttCAATTTCAGTATGGATGAGTGTGAAGCACTCTGTTCTCGACTTGCTATCATGGTAGCAGGGAAGTTAGTATGTTTAGGACCGATCAGCCAtctgaaaagcaaatttggTCAAGGCTACTCACTTGTCGTCAAAGTTAAGAACGCGTCTTTAGCAAATGAATCAGAGTCCGTTAAAGGCACACAAAttcttgatttgaaatttgaaatcgaaacaaaattttctccatgTGAGCTGGTGGATGAACATCAAGTAagttatataatattttttaccatttgactctaaaagaaatattttttttacttttagacTTTTATCTGTTATCGAATTATGGGAAGTGACCGGAAATGGAGTGAATTGTTTAAAGCAATTGaatctataaaaaattctcacagCATCATGGAAGATTACACGTTGAGTGAAACCACACTGGAACAAGTATTTCTCTCATTTGCTCGGCAAAGAGATTCTACAAGCCAGTCTACTACAAAATTATCTGATGATCAAAGAGGATGCGCGAGTGGCTTTTCTTTAAGTCGACGCGGTCATCGAAAGGTCAACAAAGCTTCGCAAAAATCTAGTCCTCAAAATGTCAGCAACAGAGTACCTGTTAGCTTTTCTTTTTAGTATTTATTTGCTGACTGAAAGATTTTCGTTTTCACTTTGCCATATTTGAGTAagattttcagcaaaataatcatttgGTGGAAAAtcctgttaaaaaaatgaatttttcagtgaagttgcaaaatctgaaaatataaGCAAAAGTCATGTATAGCTAATACATTTCAGCGGCAAAGCAAAACATATTAtgtaaaagttaaaatcaaattttaatcgatttcaaaaattttatgcacttttagtctgaaaaatatttaccttatttatttagattgtgcatttaattcaaaatgtaacaaaaatctATTATGCGTATGGAAgcacatatttaaataaagcagttaaacttaaatttttcataaaaacctTCTCTGCTTattaatgtgatatttttatttctataggcttaatattttttcaatgaaaagcTGCAATTAATTGGTAAATTGCTGTCTATGTCgttaagaaaatattgaaaatcctAATTatcaaccaatttaaaatgttgatgTGAAGTATGCGCAAAATATACTGATATGcctaaattttggaatattcgATAGCACtctaataatatttctttagaATCCACCAACTAAATTGTTTCAATGTTACTGTGATTTAAGGTTGATCTCAAtactttaaatgtttgaatatATGGATGAAAtacccattttatttttcataatctATTCACTctatttgattattaaatttatgttgaaTATATAAAGATTgtcagaaataaaacaattggACTGTTTACTTTTTGAGTTTTATTCACTCTTCCAGTACTatcttcaatttaataaaaagggaaatgaaTCATTTCAGGAATCTAGAAGGTTAAAATGCTACCATTCTCAAACACATTTGAAATCTGTAATTATGAGATTAATGATTGCGAAatacaatattaaaatgcaacaagTTACAAAATACTacattgaaattaatacaGTCAAGAAGCAAATCCGTTGGGTTAGTTCAGGACAGGGAGCATCACAGTAGAGTTTTGAGCGTAATTATGTTTTGCATTCTCAActgaattaaaacaatacttaagttaataatttaaccaTGGACGGGCACACCCACAAACAGACAAGGGGTTTAATACTATGAATTGAGGTATCACATCGACAGACACAAAAGCTAGTTAGTGGCAAGATTTCAATGTTAATTTGAATGCCGTCTTTCCAAGTTTTGGTCTCTTGTTGTGGAATGTATTTCTTCTAATGAAACATCACAAGCAGCCAAGGGCAAGCCGAGGTCGCCAGATCTTGACCATTTGATCACTGgaaagaaatacaaaattagtcaaaacatttttgtttgattaacaaataagaaatttaacaaaaagaaacaaaagcTCAAAGAACAAAGACGAAATTATAGTAGGAAAAtaccataattttaaatttacctgtAATTGTGGCGCAAAGATTTAAAGATTGTTAACAAAGCCCATCtttatgattaaataatttcctcattttattgTGCTCTAAATTGCTCCATAGGACAATCATTTTTACATAACATTATAGCTAAGCAATTCCAAGAAATATTGAGTATTAAAAtacatcaaaattttttacattgaaaAGCAATTGATTATAAGcagagaaaacaattttggcgctgaagcatttttattgtttatctCTCTAGCACCAAGATGTAAAGTGTTTAATTTACTCAGAGTATATAGCTTTTGTTATAAGAACTCATATTCGCGTGAATATATGGCGAACTACATGAAATAACCAGTTCAGCAAAAAGCTGGACATAGCCTGATGCAAAATacacatatattttattagtcTTCATTTAGAACGCCAGCAGTGGATCAGCCAATGGGGGAATTACAGAAGATAGTAGTGTGAAGCTACGGAGTGGGTGGTCCTAGCTAAGGACAATTTCTTTACTTTTTTAGTTGAAGGGATCACAGGGTGatattttcctaattattGGTTCAGCTCTGAAGCAATATCACAAAATC is part of the Cloeon dipterum chromosome 1, ieCloDipt1.1, whole genome shotgun sequence genome and harbors:
- the Rpn3 gene encoding probable 26S proteasome non-ATPase regulatory subunit 3: MGLGGVSDVEMKDADSPVEVDPAEQKKDADLAAIEEIREHTRQIEKAVHNKEQRFILRVLRALPNTRRRLNGNVLRKLITGYFTHSVQEKDALLAYVEESTESDTPTTVRMRSNKTSSTPLLTEVDTYIHLLVLLRLLDTNKFQEAVQCSTVLMNKVASQNRRTIDLIAAKSYYYHSRAYELTNQLNQIRGFLHARLRTATLRNDFEGQAVLINSLLRNYLHYHLYDQADKLVSKSVFPELASNNEWARHFYYLGRIKAIQLEYSAAHKHLLQAIRKAPQHTAVGFKQTVQKLAVVVELLLGDIPERQIFRHSSMRRALIPYFQLTQAVRLGDLQRFEDVLKNYGTLFQKDHTYTLILRLRHNVIKTAVRAIGLSYSRISLVDITKKLLLDSPEEAEFIIAKAIRDGVIEASLDHEKGYMRSKETSDVYCTREPQLAFHERIAFCLNIHNQSVKAMRYPPKAYNKDLESAEERREREQQDMELAKEMAEEDEDGFP
- the LOC135934581 gene encoding phospholipid-transporting ATPase ABCA1-like; this translates as MPSLPISARLRRLGVLVWKNCVFVRRRHLILTLLEIVLPVAFFAIAAYLRAKSASILGTSVVAEPKYFSIQDLPTLRPKLGEMELWYAPKNSFTDTLVRRARDAGGLQRTEGFVKVEEMLQQYTLASYKGKNSSLDAVACLIFEGEAAAALKDQWPKKLAYKIRIKGKFKTAHLRDPNSAGPNKIRNDPYFSTGFIGLQLIMNKAFIELAQSLEQQNAPANLQDQMVLQAMPYPPHVDDAAYSQAIRDLLPNLAMFSFFILCTSLTKHVADEKQSGVKELMKLMGMENWAYWAGWLIDAMLIRIVPIFVVVFLLTYSFNDVSGAVFDKSSFTLLVLIFFMYCASSIILLFSITSLFFRPIISISVACVVWSMSLFLPTQYVLKANPELSIKLLMMLFPNMGIYFAFGTALQHEKRGVGAQWNNVHLSATDDSMSDVSILHVLLMFAVDIVLFSIITWYFSAVNPGKFGHKKPPLFFAKKAYWLGESNFTKKIEDPTNVSQENYERPLTADMTDDKVGITIRNLRKTYPGAMGRPPVHAVRGVSLDIYKGEITALLGHNGAGKTTTMSILTGMISPSDGKVQVLGYDLKHGLTEIRQSLGLCPQHNLLFGELTVHQHLVFFAMLKGNSMRDAKREAQDLLTTVGLINKRGALVSELSGGMKRKLQLAIALIGGSQVVMLDEPTSGLDPEARREIWDLLLQFRKHRTIVLSTHFMEEADVLGDTIAIMSHGNVECCGSTMYLKRLFGAGYHLNLLRKHNCDEKTLRNTILNILPEVIVEHCSEDGTDAPKTGPITFTLPANKVDKFPELFDVLEKYKDELGIESIGVSVTTMEEVFLKVGELSSLKHANEKDDYGATDQEIPSSTQRLVDSNEIKLSGLNLVFQQVLALIFKKAIITKRNWRYLILQFFFPILMTWYAVFLSYSVLSNNSTPDEGLSININQYGSDKNLFVLYEFDDTEQARRLANVYADVLKNKSQAANVDNVEERLISIGIKSIEDYRRKYISAAKFATENLNLRITGLYNYDARHSAPVALDLISNALLKYRASPAYQISTENQPFPVEKIENHIIQYSSKSSVVALIWSSVVHFGYMFATAVNLILPQQERVLGARHLQVIASTPVYLVWLSYALVDITLTSILAILTIAVIYPFDTFRIFSSGIELGILFCIFFLYGIAGTMFAYFASFLKNDVSSAFDLLAYINLFFGGVVNFAIFLMEMFPNWESYGLVLRIIFGLLLPHSALISSLTHFSGTAIYNSVCRSIPVSAKASACQGNSHLLMCCERVCEKIDYCFKPASYMWGNKTMNYGNWVVRHGGIGQELIYLVFGIVLWSGIVLLIDSGSISSISEKIQHRLEHHLHSNIDDAINQDQDVVEETNKVNKYITEKGESNARDTPLLAVSSLSKKFGLPVLKHRFSAVRGISFLVNRGECFGLLGVNGAGKTTTFQMLTGSVPPTKGDAMLDRYCLSSDQNQFLSRLGYCPQFDAQHDLLTGHETLQLYARLRGVSKSLVDTVVRRWLVKIGLMKYANKLTASYSGGNRRKLSVAMALIGDPPIVLLDEPTSGVDPIARRQLWQALGERQQAGQSIVISSHSMDECEALCSRLAIMVAGKLVCLGPISHLKSKFGQGYSLVVKVKNASLANESESVKGTQILDLKFEIETKFSPCELVDEHQTFICYRIMGSDRKWSELFKAIESIKNSHSIMEDYTLSETTLEQVFLSFARQRDSTSQSTTKLSDDQRGCASGFSLSRRGHRKVNKASQKSSPQNVSNRVPVSFSF